One window from the genome of Eublepharis macularius isolate TG4126 chromosome 15, MPM_Emac_v1.0, whole genome shotgun sequence encodes:
- the LRFN1 gene encoding leucine-rich repeat and fibronectin type III domain-containing protein 1, producing the protein MEKLFLPLLMLGTMAKAQHCPGRCICQNISPTLTMLCAKTGLLFVPPSIDRRTVELRLTDNFITVIRRKDFSNMTNLVHLTLSRNTISQILPFAFSDLRALRALHMNSNRLAVLKNEHFRGLGNLRHLILGNNQIGHIEPSSFNEFLSTVEDLDLSYNNLETLPWEAIGQMVSLNTLTLDHNLIDHIAEGTFSQLHKLVRLDMTSNRLQKLPPDNLFLRAQVLANARGTHPSTLTISFGGNPLHCNCELLWLRRLTREDDLETCASPVHLMDKYFWSIPEDEFLCEPPLITSQYSTKAFIMEGQGVSLKCKAVGDPEPSIHWIAPDGKLIQNTTRTAVYDNGTLEVLITTLKDNGLFTCIASNAAGEATAPVEICIVPLPLLVNNTGHMKEPDPGSSDITTSTKSGANDTKNHLDKRIVAADLTSTSVVIHWPSERHIPGIRMYQIQYNSTVDDSLVYRMIPSSSKAFLVNDLAAGRDYDLCVLAVYDDGVTSLTATRVVGCVQFTTEGETTQCHSLHTQFLGGTMIIIIGGIIVASVLVFIIILMIRYKVYSGQDEHKKAKVSNVYSQTNGSQPPTATLPLSTSKAGEDKYETLQEVTSKEAMLAGETKDDIGNGQDIALTEVDKKAAKKAPDLQTVAILTSEEGQTESTQTGSSVSLCLIKDAGAGPQLRAKLSSGGPGVFPRELSRTHHHRHSFDGDYSLFQSHSYPRRARTKRHMSTSQLNSEECPLGQRRVIFSSTEWMLESTV; encoded by the exons ATGGAAAAGCTCTTCCTGCCTCTTCTGATGCTTGGCACCATGGCGAAAGCGCAGCACTGCCCCGGCCGTTGCATCTGCCAGAACATCTCCCCCACGCTGACCATGCTGTGCGCCAAGACGGGCCTCCTCTTCGTGCCGCCCTCCATCGACCGGCGCACGGTGGAGCTGCGCCTGACCGACAACTTCATCACCGTCATCCGCCGCAAGGACTTCTCCAACATGACCAACCTGGTGCACCTCACCCTCTCGCGCAACACCATCAGCCAGATCCTGCCCTTCGCCTTCTCCGACCTGCGTGCCTTACGAGCCCTGCACATGAACAGCAACCGCTTGGCCGTCCTGAAGAACGAGCACTTCCGAGGCCTCGGCAACCTCCGGCACCTTATCCTGGGGAACAACCAGATCGGCCACATCGAACCCTCCTCCTTCAACGAGTTCCTCTCCACCGTGGAAGACCTGGACCTCTCCTACAACAACCTGGAGACGCTGCCCTGGGAGGCCATCGGCCAGATGGTGAGCCTCAACACCCTGACGCTGGACCACAACCTTATTGACCACATTGCCGAGGGCACCTTTTCCCAACTCCACAAGCTGGTGAGGTTAGACATGACGTCCAACCGGCTGCAGAAACTGCCCCCAGACAACCTCTTCTTGAGAGCGCAAGTGCTGGCCAACGCTCGCGGGACGCACCCTTCCACCTTGACCATCAGCTTCGGTGGAAACCCCTTGCACTGCAATTGTGAGCTTCTCTGGCTCCGGAGGCTCACGCGGGAGGATGACTTGGAGACTTGTGCCTCTCCGGTGCACTTGATGGATAAGTATTTTTGGTCAATCCCTGAGGACGAGTTCCTCTGCGAGCCTCCACTCATCACCAGCCAATACTCTACCAAGGCGTTCATCATGGAAGGCCAAGGGGTGAGCCTCAAGTGCAAAGCGGTGGGGGACCCGGAGCCCTCCATCCACTGGATTGCACCCGACGGGAAGCTGATCCAGAACACCACCCGCACGGCGGTCTACGACAACGGCACGCTGGAGGTCCTGATCACCACATTAAAGGACAATGGCCTGTTCACCTGTATTGCCTCCAATGCTGCCGGAGAGGCCACCGCCCCCGTGGAGATCTGCATCGTGCCTCTCCCGTTGCTAGTCAACAACACTGGCCACATGAAAGAGCCGGACCCTGGCTCCTCTGACATCACCACTTCCACCAAATCTGGCGCCAACGACACAAAGAACCACCTGGACAAGAGGATTGTAGCGGCTGACCTGACGTCCACCTCCGTGGTCATCCACTGGCCATCTGAGCGGCACATCCCCGGCATCCGCATGTACCAGATCCAGTATAACAGCACCGTGGATGACTCTCTGGTTTACAG GATGATCCCCTCGTCCAGCAAGGCTTTCCTGGTCAATGACTTAGCGGCAGGCAGAGACTACGACCTGTGTGTGTTGGCCGTGTACGACGACGGGGTGACATCCCTCACGGCCACTCGGGTGGTGGGCTGCGTGCAATTCACCACCGAGGGGGAGACCACCCAGTGCCACTCGCTCCACACCCAGTTCCTGGGGGGCACCATGATCATCATCATCGGGGGCATCATCGTGGCCTCCGTGCTGGTCTTCATCATCATCCTGATGATCCGCTACAAGGTCTACAGCGGCCAAGACGAGCACAAGAAAGCCAAAGTCAGCAACGTCTACTCGCAGACCAACGGGAGCCAGCCGCCCACCGCCACCCTGCCCCTTTCAACCTCCAAGGCTGGGGAGGACAAATATGAAACCCTCCAAGAGGTGACATCCAAGGAAGCCATGCTTGCTGGAGAAACCAAGGACGATATCGGCAATGGCCAAGACATCGCCTTGACGGAGGTGGATAAGAAAGCAGCCAAGAAGGCCCCTGATCTGCAAACGGTGGCCATCTTGACTTCCGAGGAAGGGCAAACAGAAAGCACCCAGACTGGATCGTCGGTTTCCTTGTGCCTCATCAAGGACGCTGGTGCGGGGCCTCAGCTCCGTGCCAAGTTGAGCAGTGGTGGCCCGGGGGTCTTCCCCCGTGAGCTGTCCAGGACTCACCACCACCGCCACTCCTTCGACGGGGATTATTCTTTGTTCCAGAGTCACAGCTATCCCCGTCGAGCACGGACAAAAAGACACATGTCCACCTCGCAGTTGAACTCGGAAGAGTGTCCCCTGGGCCAGAGGCGGGTCATTTTTAGCAGCACGGAATGGATGCTGGAGAGCACAGTGTGA